The Verrucomicrobiota bacterium genomic sequence CGGCTGCATCCGGCACACCGTTGGCCAGAAGGGTGTACCGCACGAGCTGGATGATCAGTGCGCCCACTAACGTTCCCACCAGGTACGCTTGGCCCCCAAGCAGGAGCGTGCCGCCGACCGCGACCGCGGCAATCGCGTCAAGCTCCATTCCCAAGCCGACCAGGTTCGCATCCGACGAAGAGTTGATCGCGATGACGATCAACCCCGCGATCCCCGCACAAATCCCGCTCAAGGCGTAAACCGCGCGCTTGACGCGAACGACCGGGATGCCCGACAAACGCGCGGCTTCTTCATTACCGCCGACGGCCAGCAATTGCCGGCCAAAAATGGTGCGGCGCAGCGCCCAGGCCGCGATCACGACGATAACCGCCATCAGGAGCGATTGCACCGGCAGACCGAAAACGCGGCCAAGCCCGATTACCTGGAACGCCGGTTGATGAAAGGCCTGCAGGTTGCCGTTGGTCATCACCTGGGCGATGCCGCGGCCGGCGATAAACAGGACCAGGGTAGCCACGATCGGTTGGATTTTGAACCGGGTAATCAACCAGCCGTTGAACCACCCGAGAGCACCGGCCGCCAGGACCGGAACGACGAACGCCAGCGTCACGCCCCACCAGAGCGGCAACGGCACGAGCTTACCCAGAAAGATGATCGGGGCCAACGAACCGGCGATTGCCATCAGGGATCCGACGGAAAGGTCGATTCCGCCGGAGCCGATCACGAGGGTCATGCCCACGCCGACGATCACGATCGTGCAAACCTGCGTCAGGTTAACGTATAACGTTTCCCACGTCGCAAAGTGGGGCGTGAAGAAGAAATTAAACAGGACAAGGAGGAGCAGAGCGGCTAGGGTGGCTTGCCGCTTCAGCAGACCTAACCCGCCCCTTCTCCGGGCAGCGGTGCCCGTTTCGATGGGTTGAACCGCGGCGCCGGCCGGTTCGTCTGCAACCCCTCCCCTTCGGACGGCCGGCTGATCGACGGCTGCCTTCGGAGTGCCGCCGTCGGGAAGGGTGGTGGCGGTCGCCGTCGAATGATGCGATTCCGGAAATGATTCGTCCGCACGGCCGTCGCCGCGGTCGCCGTTGCCGTTGCCGGAGGCAGATTGCTCATTCTGTGCCGTTGAACCTGGAGGGGGCACGACGGCAGCCGTTGCGCGACCATGAGCCGGGTGGCCTTCCCCATCCGGATGACCAGCGTCCGGCTGCGTCGATTCCGCCATCGCCGCCATGATCGCCTCTTCGGTGATCCCTTCCTTCTCAAGCTCAGCAACGGTTCGGCCCTCACGCAGCACAAACACCCGGTCTGAACCTTCCACGACCTCTTCGATCTCCGAAGAAATCATCAATACCCCAAGGCCCTCGGCGGCCAGTTTGCCGACCAAGCCCTGGATTTCCGCTTTGGCGCCGACGTCGATGCCGCGGGTCGGTTCGTCCAGGATCAGGAGCCGGGGATTCATGCAGAGCCAGCGCGCAAGCAGCACCTTCTGCTGGTTGCCGCCTGAAAGTTCACGAATGCGCTGGTCGGGACTTGCGCATTTGATGCGAATCCGCTTGATGAATTGATCGACGACCTGGCGCTGCTGCTCTTCATTCACCACCCCGGACTGCGCCAGCCGCGGCAGCAGCGCCAAAGTCAAATTTTCCCGCACCGACATCTCCGGTACGATCCCTTCGAGTTTACGATCCTCGGAGCAAAAACCGATCCCGGCGCCGATCGCATCCGCGGGATTCTGGGGCGCAAAGGGTTTTCCTTGGTAACGCATCCGGCCGGCATCGGGTCGATCCGCCCCGAAGACCGCGCGCACCGACTCCGTGCGTCCCGAGCCCAGCAGGCCGGCCAACCCGATGATCTCGCCGGGGTGCACGTCAAAACTGCAATTGGTTACCCGGCGGCCCACGGCCAGATTTTGTACGTCCAGGAGCGCCTTATCCTTCTGGCGATGGTGCGCCGGCGCAATTTCATGAAAGGCGGTCTGACCGGCTGAGGGCGACTCGATTTCGCGCCCGATCATGGTGGTAACCAGCTCCAGTTTCGAAACCTGGGCCATCGGGGCAACCAGCACGGTGCGGCCATCGCGCATGACCGTCACCCGTTCGCAAACGACGTATAACTCATCCAGCTTGTGGCTGACGAAAATGACGGAAACACCGGAATTTTTCAGTTGCCGGATAACGCCGAAAAGGACCGCCACCTCGTGCTCATCCAGCGACGAGGTCGGTTCGTCCATGATGACCAGCTTGGCTTGGAAACTTACGGCCCGCGCAATGGCGACCATTTGCTGGATGGCAGTGGTGTACCGTGAAAGCGGCTGCCGGACGTCGAGGTGAATGTCAAACCGGGCAAGGATCTCCTCCGCTTCCCGGTGCATGCGCGGCCAATCCAGGAACCCAAAGCGTTTTCGTTCCCGGCCGAGGCAGATGTTTTCCGTTACGGACCGGTAGGAGACCAGGTTGATCTCTTGATAAATGGTGCTGATGCCGCCTGCCTGGGCGGCTTTCGGTGAATCGGCGTGAAATGGCGCTC encodes the following:
- a CDS encoding ATP-binding cassette domain-containing protein — protein: MAAFSSSTSTPALLSMRGIEKRFNGVPALSGASLEIGRSEIHALIGQNGAGKSTMIKVLTGYYAKDAGEILFDGAPFHADSPKAAQAGGISTIYQEINLVSYRSVTENICLGRERKRFGFLDWPRMHREAEEILARFDIHLDVRQPLSRYTTAIQQMVAIARAVSFQAKLVIMDEPTSSLDEHEVAVLFGVIRQLKNSGVSVIFVSHKLDELYVVCERVTVMRDGRTVLVAPMAQVSKLELVTTMIGREIESPSAGQTAFHEIAPAHHRQKDKALLDVQNLAVGRRVTNCSFDVHPGEIIGLAGLLGSGRTESVRAVFGADRPDAGRMRYQGKPFAPQNPADAIGAGIGFCSEDRKLEGIVPEMSVRENLTLALLPRLAQSGVVNEEQQRQVVDQFIKRIRIKCASPDQRIRELSGGNQQKVLLARWLCMNPRLLILDEPTRGIDVGAKAEIQGLVGKLAAEGLGVLMISSEIEEVVEGSDRVFVLREGRTVAELEKEGITEEAIMAAMAESTQPDAGHPDGEGHPAHGRATAAVVPPPGSTAQNEQSASGNGNGDRGDGRADESFPESHHSTATATTLPDGGTPKAAVDQPAVRRGGVADEPAGAAVQPIETGTAARRRGGLGLLKRQATLAALLLLVLFNFFFTPHFATWETLYVNLTQVCTIVIVGVGMTLVIGSGGIDLSVGSLMAIAGSLAPIIFLGKLVPLPLWWGVTLAFVVPVLAAGALGWFNGWLITRFKIQPIVATLVLFIAGRGIAQVMTNGNLQAFHQPAFQVIGLGRVFGLPVQSLLMAVIVVIAAWALRRTIFGRQLLAVGGNEEAARLSGIPVVRVKRAVYALSGICAGIAGLIVIAINSSSDANLVGLGMELDAIAAVAVGGTLLLGGQAYLVGTLVGALIIQLVRYTLLANGVPDAAALVVKAAMIIGAVYFQRRGGSQ